The segment GGAGAGACcttcaattttccatacaaacgtggTCTCTTTTTACTGTTTAATAGATGTTGAAaatatggaaaatatttttatataatatgaTATACTGTAACACCACCAGATATTACACCGACCAATgccgagcggcgacaccggtttagttaacaaaaaacccgctagatggcgctgagcGCATcccatagaattcgtacatcgcggtgttaagatttttcccgatttggttaggctcgcccACAGATGTCATGGCTCGCCGGTCGAAACttgatatgtatcgaatcatagATACGGCCAATATTTACCTTTAGTCCCCTGCTTTCCTCGTGGAGCTACGCACTATAGGAAAATAACGTCTGAcaaacgtgcttccgctccagttctcACTCTCGCTCTAACTGGTTGGGGAACGCGTCAGCTTCGTCGTCATTGTAAAAACTCCGTAAATACAAGTTTACGTACCCGTCGAATTGGCCATCCCTTCACTCCCCGCGCACCCCCACTacaatacttaataaataaatattataggacattcttacacagatttactgagccccacggtaagctcaagaaggcttgtattgtgggtactcggacaaatacttatatacgttgaaaacgtccatgactcaggaacaaatatctgtgctcatcacacaaataaatgcccttaccgggattcgaacccaggaccgcggcgcagcaggcagggtcactacagactgagccagaccggtcgtcataataTATGTCAATGCGATTTATATCCAACAATAGTTCATTTGGGATGTTGGTTTCATGTCGCTCGCTTCATCGTGCCGCATTCCTTGAGAGAATAGAAGATATAAAGTGTacctataaggtacagcggggcaattccGACTGGGGggaaatgcaactgatccattttttctatgttttacaacTTTAACTGGTACCTACactgtttacttacttacctatCAAACAATCAAGTAAGTAACTCAAAATACTACATACATTACAAAATCTGTTAATTAGGCTcgtttaaactttttttattttttattttaatgtaagtacATATAAGTATCTACCTAATTACATGGTGGTACGCTGGTTCAGGCTTTGTTTAGCAACATTGTAAAGGTTATAAGTGTTCTTGATTAGGCGTTGCGTATAGGTGAGAAGGTCAACTTTCTTGGATGGTGAAATAAAATTCCGAAATTACGTGCTTTTTCTTATAATGTTGAATGCTTATCTTAATCTACGTGTACATATATCGAGGATAGATGGGTAGCAGGGGACAATATGTCGTGACGTAGGATGACGTCGGCGCATATCGCGCTCCGTATTGGCTGCGATAGGTATCACGCGACATGTGTGGTTACATCGCTTGGACAAGAGATGGCGTTATGAGTCTCGTACGGAACATGCCCCCGGCCTTGAAAGATCTGGCTTTCAAGAGGATTCTTGAGCTTCCCCTCCTTTCTCTTCGTCTGGCTGAGACACTAAAGGGCAGATTTTAGTGTATGCGCGTCTTATGATGCCAGATGCAGTGCGAATATCTGCCACTCTGGATACTCCGTCTTTACCAGGGATAGTTTTGACGATGCGTCCTAGCTGCCACTTGAGGGGAGGCAAATTGTCGTCCTTTATAAGGACCAATGTGTTAGGCTTGAGGTCCTCGCAGTGAGTTCGCCATTTGGACCGCGTCTGTAGCTCGGAGACGTACTCTTTGGACCAGCGGGCCCAGAAATGCTGCCTAATCTTCTCCACCATCTGGTACCGGTTGAGTCGATGAGCAGGTGCGTGTTGGAGGTCTTCTGAGGCTGGCGACGTCAAGGTGCGGCCGACGAGAAAGTGCGCAGGGCTCAGAGGAAGGAAATCGTGCGGATCCGAAGACATAGCGTATAAAGGACGGGAATTAAGGACAGCTTCAATTTGGCTTAATGCCGTGCTAAATTCCTCATACGTGAGGTGAGCGTTACCTATAACACGGCGTACATGATATTTACATGATTTTACTCCAGCTTCCCATAATGAACCAAAATGGGCAGCGTAAGGtggaataaaattaaatttgatatTGCAACTAGTGGCGTAATCTATTATGTCGGGACTACATTGCGATAAAAACTTGGCAAAATCGTTCATTAAACCCACAAAGTTCCTGCCATTATCTGAAAAGATTTCATTCGGCTTGCCGCGCCTAGCTATAAAGCGTTTGAGAGCTAGAAGATAAGCATCGGTGGTCAGATCGCTGACAAGTTCCAAGTGGATGGCGCGCGTAACGAAACAAACGAACAAGCAAATATATGCCTTAACGGTTTGAGCACCTCTGCCTTTGCGGTTCAATATAAAAACTGGCCCTGCATAGTCCACGCCGCAAGTTAAAAAGGGATACGTAGGCGTAATTCTCTCCTTGGGTAAGTTTCCCATGAAAGGAGTTAGGGTTTTCCCTCTTAATCGCTTGCAAACAACACAATCATAAAAAACCTTTCGCGCGAGGTTCCTACCACCTAGTGGCCACCAAGCATCATGCAGTTCATAAAGAAGGGCTTGCGGTGCAACATGTAAAAGTTTTTTATGCTCGTGGCggaataacaataacgtaaagTGGTGTTTGCTTGTTATTAAAATCGGGTGCCTTTTTTCATAAGCAAAGTGTTGCGAGTAGCCGATACGACCACCGACTCGCATGACGCGATCAGTATCgataaacaaatttaatttacttaaactatttttagttttaattgatTGTTTGTTAGCCAACAGCGTGTACTCATCTGGGAACGATTCCAGTTGAGACAGCCTGACTAACAAATTTGTAGATTCCCGCAGCTCATCAACGCTGATACAGCCCCTACGCTTATTATTCTTCTTGCGCGCGTTGTGAATAAAGCGTAAAACATACGAAGTGACGTGTATCATGCGCGAGAACTGAGAGAACCGCTCGAAAGGGAATAGTGACTCTTGTGCGGTTACTGTAAGAGCTAAGTTTACGTTAGACTTAATCTCTGGCAACATGTCATGCGAATCATCCGAACTAGGCATGTTTGACAAGTCCTTAGGGTTATAGTTAACGTCTTGTAAGAACTCAGGTCCTTGCCACCACAAACTAGATCCAGATAGGTCTTCTAATCGAACGCCTCTTGAGACTAAGTCAGCAGGGTTCATTTTACCGCTGACGTGTCGCCAGGGAAGCCCTTTGGTCAGTTCATGGATCTCAGTGACCCTATTCTGTACGAAAGTTTTTAATAAGTTTGGTGACATGCGCAACCACCCTAACACACAAGTCGAATCAGAATAAAATATGACGTCATCAAATTGACAGCGGAGACTATTAATGACCTTGTCATATAATTTTGCGCCTAAAAGTGCACTACAAAGTTCGAGACGGGGCGTACTTAGGGCTTTAATTGGGGACAATTTCCCTTTTGAACATAATAATCGTGAACATACTTCTTGATCATTATTTATTGTGCGAACATAAATACAAGTTCCGTAGGCAACCTGTGACGCATCTGTAAAGATATGCATTTCTATGCGCGTATAATTGCTGCAACCCATTACATAACGCGGCACACGGATCGTACCTAAAACAGCTGATAACGACCTAGTGAAATCATTCCAGATGCGCGTGACGTCAGCGGGGACATCGTCGTCCCAATCCAGTTTAAGAAGCCATAAACGCTTGAGTAAGACCTTGGCTAGCATAATTGTTGGACTTAATAAACCCAATGGGTCATAAATTTGCGAAATgtgtgataaaataatacgcttAGTTATTTTATCATTGTTTTTTGTTAAATCAAGTtttgaattgaaataaaattgatCGTAATAATTATTCCAACCTATGCCCAATGTCTTTGAATTGCAGTCTTTATCGAACGTTAGTTGACTTTGCGCGTCAGTCAACAGTGCGAAGTTAGACTCTAACGACGGATCGCTAAAGTTGAATACCCACTTCCGTAACGGAAAACAACCTAATTGCAATGTGCGCGCGGTTTCATTGCATAGTCGTAACAATTCAAGTTTATCCTGTGACCCAGTTATCATATCGTCTACATAAAAATCATCGTTAATTATTCTTTTAACGGCGGGATCTGTGCATTCAGTGGCTAGCTGTTTTAAACAACGGACACTTAGAAAAACCGCCGACGCCGTACCGTAAGTGACGCGATTTAAACGATAAATTTGAATCGGCTGATCGGGGCTATCGCGCCAAAGTATTAATTGAAGGTCGCGTTGATCTTCTGCCACGAGTACCTGGCGATACATTTTAGCGACGTCTGCGCATGCTACGTAACGATGTTGCCTAAAGCGGAGAAGAATTGACAGAAGGTCACCTTGGATCGCGGGACCAACCATTAGTAGGTCGTTCAAAGATGTACCACTACTAGACGCTGCACTAGCGTCAAAAACAGCTCGCAATCGCGTAGTGGTACTTTCACGAAATACTGAATGGTGGGGCAAGAAGAAATGCGGTGAGTTATACGACGAAACTTTACTCATGTGCCCTAAATCGAGGTATTCATGCATAAAGTCCGTGTACAATTTTTTGTGCGTATCTGAACGTTGTAATCGTTTTTCTAGCGCGAGCAAACGACGTTCAGCTTGAGGATACGATTCTCCTAGCACTTCGGGTGGCTGCTTGAGTGGCATGCTGACGCAGAACCTTCCTTCGCCGTCGCGCGTAGTGGTGCGAACGAAGTGCTCCTCGCATGCCTTCTCCTCGTCAGACAATGCGTCCCGAGTGGTAGGTACCTCCTCAATCTCCCAGAATCGCCGTAATAACGAATCTGATACTTGCGTAAAGTTACATTGGATACGGTTGCGGCCTTCAATGCGTGCGTTTAAATTGATAGGACCTGCTACTACCCATCCAAATTCAGTGTTTAATAAGTAAGGGCCGTtacgtaatttaattttctcCATAGTAAACAAATCCCAAAACTTATCACCACCTATTAAGATATCGAAATCTTTGTAATCTAGAAATTGCGGATCTGCTAGTTGTATGTTATCTGGAATATCAAACTTTTCGCAATGTTCATATACAACTGGCATTGATGTGTTTTGTTTCCgataaaacaaaacaatgtaAGTTTGTTGTGTAGGTATTTATGCGCGATTTTACTTGTACATTGCAGGTTTGCGTGCACTGCGTTATAGTACGACCTACACCGCTAATTTCGTGAGTGGACTGTAAAAATGGTATATCTAATAAGTTGCGTAACGATTCTTTAATGAAACATCGTTGCGCGCCATCGTCAAGGAGCGCAACGATAGTATgcggtttattatatttatcaatCACGTCGATAACCGCAGTTGACAACAAGACCGGCATGAGAGTCGGGCGCTGAGAAGGAATGCGCTGACAGTGCGCATTGACCGACACAGCTGCGGCCGAAGAGGAGGCGGCCGCGGGGGCCGTGAGGTCAGCGGGAGCGGGGACGCGGGCGCACTCATCACTGGGAGGATGGATAATCGAATTatgtttattattgcacttgcGACACGGGCCGAATACGCATGACTCCACGGCATGACCTGCGCGTAGGCAATTAGTGCATAACTTGTTGTCAGTTACGAATTTGAGTTTAGTTTGATAGTTACTATCTAGAAATTTGACACAGGAATAAAGTGGATGATTCATTTGACACATAGGACATGCGAATTTAGATTTGTGTTGTGATACTTGTGATTTTTGCGGTTTGCTGTTGGTAGAAACATTACAGTGCACTTTGTTGTTATTATAATTGTGAGTGGAGTTCGGAGTGACATGTTTTTTGTTCACTTCCGGCTTATCGCGTGTGCTCGTACTTTGTGAATGTGATGCCTGCAATGTTTCTAGCATATCTGCACGATTACGTAAAAATTGCAATAAATCATCCAGTTTAATCTTCATCTGAGTGTCGCTGCTCGTGAGGCTACTTTTATGTTGTTCCCACTCGCGTTCTGTGGTTTTATCGAGCTTCGACACTAAGATATAGATAATTAAGGTATCCCAGGACGAGATAGGCTCACCTAGGACTTTTAAAGCGCGTAAATTTTTTAATGTTGTGTCAACTAACTTTCTGATAAGAATGTGCGATTCTTTAGGTACTGACTGAAGCGAAAATAGTGCTTTGACGTGATTGTGGATTAATAACCTATTGTTATTGTAGCGATTAAGAAGGAGCTCCCATGCCACCGCGTAGTTACTAGCCGTTAGTTCTAGTGCTTCTATAACTAACAGAGCACTACCTGTTAGCGAAGATTTTAGGTAGTGGAACCTTTGGATGTCACAGAGATCCTTAGAATTGTGAACTAGTGATAGGTAAATATCCCTAAAAGCGAGCCAGTTTTCATACGTGCCGTCAAATGAAGGAAGTGATAAAACGGGCAATTTAATTGCTTTCATTGTTGAAGCTTGCGGTACAGCGAGACTTTTATTATCGGTAGTATTAAATTGACTGAGTATAGACTCGGCGAGCGCCTGTGCAGTGAAATAACTATCCTCAAACTGTTCTCGTTGCGTTAACTGCTCATCAAGGTTCGATTCGAACACACTTGCTTCGATTTCAGTCTGAAGAATATTAAATTCGGTGTACAGGCTCTCTGCTCCTTGCATGCGtaactttaaatttattctacaAGGCTCAGTTAACGAGTTTAAATCATCGCTACAGCTTTGAATGTGGGTTGCGAACTTTGTGAGTCTAGCCTTAATGATGCCACGTTTTTTCACTAAATCGCGAACATGGGGTTCAATCGCGACGTCACAGATCGCCCTAGCTGGCGATTTATCGCGTGATTTGCTTGGCCCTACATCATCAAGTGCCATTTTGGTTAAATTTAGTATGGAAAGCTGGAGTACTCAcgattgaactttggactccGATGCAATTTCGCTCTGCGTGGTGGCGAAAACGGGTCCTTGTTACGGGTCGCGGAAAGAATACTCGTCACAGGTTCACTGAAATTGATTAAGCACGGTATTTAGCAACTGAAGACAAAGGGAGTAGGTATAGGGTGGCTGGATGTCCGTACCGAAATATGCGCGTTTAAAAATCGTCGGATGTCCAGTTCTCGTCCTATAGGTCTCCGCAGTTTCCCAAATTGTGTGTCCTTGGGGGTCTTCCTGCTGCATACGCGCCTTCC is part of the Leguminivora glycinivorella isolate SPB_JAAS2020 chromosome 3, LegGlyc_1.1, whole genome shotgun sequence genome and harbors:
- the LOC125224941 gene encoding uncharacterized protein LOC125224941 — translated: MALDDVGPSKSRDKSPARAICDVAIEPHVRDLVKKRGIIKARLTKFATHIQSCSDDLNSLTEPCRINLKLRMQGAESLYTEFNILQTEIEASVFESNLDEQLTQREQFEDSYFTAQALAESILSQFNTTDNKSLAVPQASTMKAIKLPVLSLPSFDGTYENWLAFRDIYLSLVHNSKDLCDIQRFHYLKSSLTGSALLVIEALELTASNYAVAWELLLNRYNNNRLLIHNHVKALFSLQSVPKESHILIRKLVDTTLKNLRALKVLGEPISSWDTLIIYILVSKLDKTTEREWEQHKSSLTSSDTQMKIKLDDLLQFLRNRADMLETLQASHSQSTSTRDKPEVNKKHVTPNSTHNYNNNKVHCNVSTNSKPQKSQVSQHKSKFACPMCQMNHPLYSCVKFLDSNYQTKLKFVTDNKLCTNCLRAGHAVESCVFGPCRKCNNKHNSIIHPPSDECARVPAPADLTAPAAASSSAAAVSVNAHCQRIPSQRPTLMPVLLSTAVIDVIDKYNKPHTIVALLDDGAQRCFIKESLRNLLDIPFLQSTHEISGVGRTITQCTQTCNVQVKSRINTYTTNLHCFVLSETKHINASCI